Proteins encoded in a region of the Solanum dulcamara chromosome 9, daSolDulc1.2, whole genome shotgun sequence genome:
- the LOC129904437 gene encoding pentatricopeptide repeat-containing protein At1g73400, mitochondrial, with product MSQFKVVSFMYKTLMRKLHSQNRMLASTYIHGNASTNDTKYLFSTRVSFILSRSPKLCVPSFLSFQRFYSTEISAFSSLKETTESYSNDPVDKVYKVVVDHSYPGHKMEVALDKLEIELTTPLVMEVLQKLCYEEKIAFRFFTWAGHRENYSHEPQAYNEMIDILSSTKYKVKQFRVVCDLLDYMKRNDKSLVPLEVLLKILRQYTEKHLTHLHKFAKKKKIRVKTQPEVYAFNLLLDALCKCCLVEEAEAMFERVKSKVKPTADTYNILFFGWCRVRNPDRAMSILEQMISIGHTPDNFTYNTAIETFCTAGMVMQAAGLLEFMRTKGSTMSSPTAKTYTIMIVALVQNDMMVECFKVLGDMINSGCVPDVSTYKELIEGMCLAGKTEAAYKLLEEMGNKGYPADIVTYNCFLKVLCDSKERDEALRLYQKMTEVGCVPSVQTYNMLMVMFFRMGDVNGAFETWHEMSKRGCARVTETYCVMIEGLFDNNATEEACFLLEEAVNRGMKLPYRKFDSFLTRLSAIGDLRAIHKLSEHMRTFYNPAMARRFAINQKRKSMNLRGK from the coding sequence ATGTCTCAGTTCAAAGTTGTGTCATTTATGTATAAGACTTTGATGAGGAAATTACATTCCCAAAATCGCATGTTAGCATCCACATATATTCATGGGAATGCCAGCACAaatgatacaaaatatctaTTTTCTACAAGGGTATCATTTATCTTGAGCAGAAGTCCAAAATTATGTGTACCATCATTCCTGTCCTTTCAGCGGTTTTATAGTACCGAAATTTCTGCATTTTCTTCGTTGAAGGAAACAACGGAAAGCTATAGCAATGATCCCGTTGATAAGGTTTACAAGGTTGTTGTGGATCACTCTTATCCAGGGCATAAGATGGAGGTAGCTCTGGATAAGCTTGAAATAGAATTAACAACGCCGTTGGTGATGGAGGTTTTGCAAAAGCTTTGTTATGAAGAGAAGATAGCATTTAGGTTCTTTACGTGGGCAGGACATCGAGAAAATTATAGTCACGAGCCTCAGGCGTATAATGAGATGATTGATATATTgtctagtacaaaatataagGTGAAGCAGTTTCGTGTTGTTTGTGATCTTCTAGACTACATGAAGAGAAATGATAAGAGTTTAGTTCCGTTAGAAGTGTTGTTGAAAATTCTTAGACAGTATACTGAAAAGCATTTGACACATCTTCATAAATTTgctaagaagaagaagatacgAGTGAAGACACAACCTGAAGTATATGCCTTTAATTTGTTGTTGGATGCTTTGTGTAAGTGCTGCCTTGTGGAGGAAGCCGAGGCTATGTTTGAGCGGGTGAAGAGTAAGGTTAAGCCAACTGCTGATACTTATAACATTCTTTTCTTCGGTTGGTGCCGTGTTAGAAATCCAGATAGAGCTATGAGCATTCTTGAACAGATGATCAGCATAGGACATACACCCGATAATTTCACCTATAATACTGCCATTGAGACATTTTGCACCGCAGGAATGGTGATGCAGGCTGCTGGCCTTCTCGAGTTCATGAGAACTAAAGGTTCAACCATGTCTTCACCCACTGCAAAAACATATACTATTATGATTGTGGCTCTTGTTCAGAATGATATGATGGTAGAATGTTTTAAAGTTCTCGGAGATATGATAAATAGCGGATGTGTTCCTGATGTTTCAACATACAAGGAATTGATTGAAGGAATGTGTTTGGCTGGAAAGACCGAGGCAGCTTATAAGCTTTTGGAAGAAATGGGAAACAAGGGCTACCCTGCTGATATAGTTACCTACAACTGTTTTCTTAAGGTCCTTTGTGACAGCAAAGAGAGAGACGAAGCGCTCAGGCTTTATCAGAAAATGACGGAAGTAGGCTGTGTTCCAAGTGTACAGACCTATAATATGCTAATGGTGATGTTCTTTAGAATGGGTGACGTCAATGGAGCCTTTGAAACCTGGCACGAGATGTCTAAGAGGGGTTGTGCGCGTGTTACAGAAACATATTGTGTGATGATCGAAGGGCTTTTTGATAACAATGCTACCGAAGAGGCATGTTTCCTTTTGGAAGAAGCTGTGAACAGGGGTATGAAGCTACCATACCGGAAATTTGACTCATTTTTAACGCGGCTTTCAGCTATTGGTGATCTACGAGCCATTCACAAATTGTCAGAACACATGAGAACATTCTACAACCCTGCTATGGCACGACGTTTTGCCATCAATCAGAAGCGGAAGAGCATGAACTTAAGAGGAAAGTGA